One genomic segment of Peptostreptococcaceae bacterium includes these proteins:
- a CDS encoding M48 family metallopeptidase: MKKQTNSQCYYLGKAYPLYTKVDASAKKTTVEWDGEAFICILPKDDEKTDIAGAIKLFYKRASRKLIEERLRFYQPGFKVKYRSFAIEDSLVKWGSCNSKRNLTFHWRLMAYPMDVIDYVVVHELCHLVHMNHDRSFWRLVGKVYPGYKEAMEILGTVKTRDI, encoded by the coding sequence ATGAAAAAACAAACTAACAGTCAATGCTATTATTTGGGGAAAGCTTACCCTTTATACACAAAGGTTGATGCATCGGCAAAGAAAACTACAGTCGAGTGGGATGGAGAGGCATTTATCTGCATTTTGCCCAAAGATGATGAGAAAACCGATATTGCCGGGGCCATAAAACTGTTCTATAAAAGAGCAAGCCGAAAATTGATTGAGGAAAGACTGAGATTCTACCAGCCCGGATTTAAGGTGAAATATAGGTCATTCGCAATAGAGGACAGCCTTGTGAAATGGGGAAGCTGCAATTCAAAGAGGAATCTGACCTTTCACTGGAGGCTTATGGCATATCCGATGGACGTGATTGACTATGTGGTTGTACATGAACTTTGCCATCTTGTACATATGAATCATGACAGATCGTTTTGGCGCCTGGTCGGGAAGGTCTATCCCGGATATAAAGAGGCGATGGAAATATTGGGAACGGTCAAAACAAGGGATATTTAG
- a CDS encoding YwbE family protein: MDGTKRTNIKPGMAVRVVQKQDQRSGKLTDGIVQRLLTKSPNHPHGIKVMLEDGIVGRVKDIIG, translated from the coding sequence TTGGATGGTACTAAGCGTACGAACATAAAGCCTGGAATGGCTGTAAGAGTAGTTCAAAAGCAAGACCAGCGTTCGGGAAAACTGACAGACGGCATTGTGCAGAGATTGCTCACAAAATCTCCAAATCATCCTCATGGCATTAAGGTAATGCTTGAAGACGGAATAGTGGGACGAGTAAAGGATATTATAGGTTAG